In the genome of Acidimicrobiia bacterium, one region contains:
- a CDS encoding VanW family protein: MPRFPKLRLTRPKWLPRLPRALRIGLLAAAATAGAVGLAFAADRATNGGEILGTVVVEGVDIGGLNASDAAETLRLYEDSLRDLPVVVEVAGRTFELDPKAIVFDLDEDAAVAEAMRNGRDGTVLAQFGWWVRNFVAGNETLEAGFSYDEALLAEIMRQWEIEGIDEPAYAGDVRVEDGAIVVEYPAQGTGIDTDQAIPLIAAALQDPNRSPVTLPTRFLEPTTTAEQIDAVAAEAHAMVDERVRLTNGDLGTEVTFDPTLLIEALIITRTEDPDGGVGFSLSFDPAPLIAHIESMGPALETEAVDAEIVIDDEAETVEIVPSIPVTAPDTDRLVDAILAAIDAEGRQGDLPYTVVREAEFSTADAEALGIKGVIGEFTTNHPCCAKRVINIQRIADAVDGALVMPGELFSVNDHVGKRTVDKGYVCAGALQGGELVEEGEICIGGGTSQFATTLYNAVFFAGLEDVSHTPHSAWFSRYPEGREATMGWRSPELIFRNNTENAVVIRTSHTDTSITVKIYGDNGGLLVEAGLSGRYNHTSITTVKRQNPELAAPYCSEETAKVAQNGAGGWSVTVYRYITYPDGTKTTESWPHRYAGMWKILEWDEADPTCAPPETTTTTTTVP; the protein is encoded by the coding sequence ATGCCCCGTTTCCCCAAGCTCCGGTTGACGCGTCCCAAGTGGCTTCCCCGCTTGCCGCGTGCGCTGCGCATCGGGCTGCTCGCCGCGGCGGCGACAGCCGGCGCCGTCGGACTCGCCTTCGCCGCCGACCGCGCCACCAACGGAGGAGAGATCCTGGGAACCGTGGTCGTGGAAGGGGTGGACATCGGCGGACTGAACGCCTCCGACGCCGCCGAAACGCTTCGCCTGTACGAGGACTCCCTGCGGGACCTCCCGGTCGTGGTGGAGGTCGCCGGCAGGACCTTCGAGCTCGATCCCAAGGCCATCGTCTTCGACCTGGACGAGGACGCCGCAGTCGCCGAGGCGATGCGCAACGGACGCGACGGGACGGTGCTCGCCCAGTTCGGCTGGTGGGTGCGCAACTTCGTCGCCGGGAACGAGACGCTGGAAGCCGGATTCTCCTACGACGAGGCCCTGCTCGCCGAGATCATGCGCCAATGGGAGATCGAGGGCATCGACGAGCCCGCATACGCCGGTGACGTCCGCGTCGAGGACGGCGCGATCGTCGTCGAGTACCCGGCCCAGGGCACGGGAATCGACACCGACCAGGCGATCCCGCTCATCGCCGCCGCTCTGCAAGACCCCAACCGCTCCCCGGTGACCCTCCCCACCCGCTTCCTGGAGCCGACCACCACCGCCGAGCAGATCGATGCGGTCGCCGCCGAGGCCCATGCCATGGTCGACGAGCGGGTGAGGCTGACCAACGGCGACCTGGGGACCGAGGTCACGTTCGATCCCACGCTGCTCATCGAGGCGCTGATCATCACTCGAACCGAGGATCCCGACGGCGGGGTCGGGTTCTCCCTCTCGTTCGATCCGGCGCCGCTGATCGCCCACATCGAGTCGATGGGGCCGGCCCTGGAGACCGAAGCCGTCGACGCCGAGATCGTCATCGACGACGAGGCCGAGACCGTCGAGATCGTTCCCAGCATCCCGGTGACGGCGCCAGACACCGACCGGCTCGTCGATGCGATCCTCGCTGCCATCGACGCCGAAGGCAGGCAGGGCGACCTCCCGTACACCGTAGTGCGCGAGGCCGAGTTCTCCACCGCAGATGCCGAGGCCCTGGGCATCAAGGGCGTGATCGGTGAGTTCACCACCAACCATCCATGCTGCGCCAAGCGGGTGATCAACATCCAGCGCATCGCCGACGCCGTCGACGGGGCGCTGGTGATGCCCGGGGAGCTCTTCTCGGTCAACGACCATGTGGGCAAGCGCACCGTGGACAAGGGCTATGTCTGCGCCGGCGCCCTGCAGGGCGGCGAGCTGGTCGAGGAGGGTGAGATCTGCATCGGAGGCGGCACCAGCCAGTTCGCCACGACGCTGTACAACGCCGTGTTCTTCGCCGGGCTCGAGGACGTCTCCCACACCCCGCACTCGGCCTGGTTCAGCCGCTACCCGGAGGGACGCGAGGCCACCATGGGATGGCGCTCACCCGAGCTCATCTTCCGCAACAACACCGAGAACGCCGTCGTGATCCGCACCTCCCACACCGACACCTCGATCACGGTGAAGATCTACGGCGACAACGGCGGCCTGCTGGTCGAGGCCGGGCTCTCCGGCCGCTACAACCACACCTCGATCACGACGGTGAAGAGGCAGAACCCGGAGCTGGCGGCCCCGTACTGCTCCGAGGAGACGGCGAAGGTGGCGCAGAACGGCGCCGGCGGCTGGTCGGTCACCGTGTACCGCTACATCACCTACCCCGACGGCACCAAGACCACCGAGTCCTGGCCGCACCGCTACGCCGGCATGTGGAAGATCCTCGAGTGGGACGAAGCCGATCCGACGTGTGCCCCTCCCGAGACGACCACGACCACCACCACGGTGCCGTAG
- the bcp gene encoding thioredoxin-dependent thiol peroxidase codes for MQPGDEAPQFTLPDETGVPVSLSDFAGGGLVIYFYPRAFTPGCTLQACDLRDRHDLFTAAGYSVVGISPDPVSRLARFRDKHDLPFPVLSDQHHTAAKAYGAWGTKRSFGKEHEGIIRSTFVIGPDGRILEAWKNVRSGGHADRLLAAIGDAVG; via the coding sequence ATGCAGCCCGGAGACGAGGCCCCACAGTTCACCCTGCCCGACGAGACCGGTGTCCCGGTGTCGCTGAGCGACTTCGCAGGCGGCGGACTGGTGATCTACTTCTACCCGCGCGCCTTCACCCCCGGCTGCACACTTCAGGCCTGCGACCTGCGCGACCGGCACGATCTGTTCACCGCCGCGGGATACTCGGTGGTCGGCATCAGCCCGGATCCGGTCTCGCGCCTGGCCCGGTTCCGGGACAAGCACGACCTGCCCTTCCCGGTCCTCTCCGACCAGCACCACACAGCCGCCAAGGCATACGGTGCCTGGGGCACCAAGCGCAGCTTCGGGAAGGAGCACGAGGGAATCATCAGGTCGACGTTCGTGATCGGTCCCGACGGGCGCATCCTCGAAGCGTGGAAGAACGTGCGCTCCGGCGGCCATGCCGACCGCCTCCTGGCCGCAATCGGGGATGCAGTCGGATAA
- the rlmN gene encoding 23S rRNA (adenine(2503)-C(2))-methyltransferase RlmN yields the protein MPYLTTPEDLGVLIEGEPAFRVDQLRQWLYRRPVMTTDEMTNLPQSVRTAIGDRLWPMTVEAERAGDDGSTVKWLFRSPDGTAWESVLMGYPRRTTLCISSQAGCAMRCTFCATGQFGFERHLDAGEIFAQVAWANARLATEPLPGSPPRVTNVVFMGMGEPLANYPNVREAIRRMVDVAGMSGRSVTVSTVGITPAIDRLAAEPWPVTLAISLHAADDHLRQQLVPIAARYPLDGLIEAAERFRRSHGRRVSLEWALMDGINDTPEQARSLASIARELQAHVNVIPLNPTPLAPQRPPSEERVAAFVADVRRHGAKCTLRDTRGAEIDAACGQLRAKAPA from the coding sequence TTGCCCTACCTCACCACCCCCGAGGACCTCGGCGTCCTCATCGAAGGAGAGCCTGCCTTCCGCGTCGATCAGCTGCGGCAATGGCTGTACCGCCGTCCCGTCATGACCACCGACGAGATGACCAACCTCCCGCAGTCGGTGCGCACCGCCATCGGCGACCGCCTGTGGCCGATGACCGTCGAGGCGGAGCGAGCCGGCGACGATGGCTCGACCGTCAAGTGGCTGTTCCGCTCCCCGGACGGGACCGCCTGGGAGTCGGTGCTCATGGGGTATCCGCGCCGCACCACGCTGTGCATCTCGAGCCAGGCGGGATGTGCCATGAGATGCACCTTCTGCGCCACCGGCCAGTTCGGTTTCGAGCGGCACCTCGACGCCGGGGAGATCTTCGCCCAGGTCGCATGGGCCAACGCCAGGCTGGCGACCGAGCCACTGCCCGGTTCGCCGCCGAGGGTGACCAATGTGGTGTTCATGGGCATGGGTGAGCCGCTGGCCAACTACCCGAACGTTCGCGAGGCGATCCGCCGCATGGTCGACGTGGCCGGGATGTCGGGGCGGTCGGTGACCGTGTCCACGGTCGGCATCACACCGGCCATCGACCGCCTCGCGGCCGAGCCGTGGCCGGTGACCCTGGCGATCAGCCTCCATGCCGCCGACGACCACCTCCGCCAGCAGCTGGTGCCCATCGCAGCCCGGTATCCACTGGACGGCCTCATCGAGGCTGCGGAGCGCTTCCGCCGCTCCCATGGCCGAAGGGTCAGCCTGGAGTGGGCACTCATGGACGGGATCAACGACACCCCGGAGCAGGCGCGATCGCTGGCATCGATCGCTCGAGAGCTGCAGGCCCACGTGAATGTCATCCCGCTCAATCCGACGCCGCTCGCCCCGCAACGGCCGCCGTCCGAGGAACGGGTGGCCGCGTTCGTGGCCGATGTCCGCCGCCATGGCGCCAAGTGCACGCTGCGCGACACGCGCGGCGCCGAGATCGACGCCGCCTGCGGCCAGCTGCGGGCCAAGGCCCCGGCTTGA
- a CDS encoding helix-hairpin-helix domain-containing protein, producing MRRSAKIGSAIVGVGAGVVAALWMLRDRIFRPETSPVTPAEAPAFRVAPPPTATRADADDLSEIKGIGPVFKGRLAAAGISRFDELAAADANAVAEAAGVTEARASDWIALARRR from the coding sequence GTGCGCCGTTCAGCCAAGATAGGAAGTGCCATCGTCGGCGTCGGAGCCGGAGTCGTGGCTGCTCTGTGGATGCTTCGAGACCGCATCTTCCGGCCAGAGACCAGTCCGGTGACCCCCGCCGAGGCACCGGCATTCCGGGTTGCCCCACCTCCGACTGCGACACGGGCCGACGCCGACGACCTGAGTGAGATCAAGGGGATCGGCCCGGTGTTCAAGGGTCGTCTCGCCGCCGCCGGAATCTCTCGGTTCGACGAGCTCGCCGCCGCCGATGCGAACGCAGTCGCCGAAGCCGCCGGCGTCACCGAGGCCAGGGCGAGCGATTGGATCGCCCTGGCCCGTCGCCGCTGA
- a CDS encoding gamma-glutamyltransferase, whose product MSPLPVSEYRGSGAVAVTPHHLATEAALSVMREGGNAADAVIAANAVLGTVLPTTCGVGGDLFAIVHRPGMEAPEVLNASGRGGSGLDADALRAGGLKAIPRRSPESITVPGCVDGWEALAGRHGSRNLARLLAPAISLAEDGFEVSKELADDLVRIEGVVAGQDPARALYPGGSPPPPGTVLRRPDLAGTLGAIATEGRHAFYSGRVAAAIVAATDGVLAAADLEANRPDWVPALGADLFGLRAWTVPPNSQGYLTLAAATLFEALDADPDPADPAFHHALIEAYRAVAWERDLLVSDPSTAPMDPSELLDRARLLPRIRRISDHGVSRWAAPRRLPGGTAYFCAVDPSGMAVSCIQSNFTGIGSGIGATGTGVFLHNRGAGFTLEQGHPNEATPGKRPMHTLSPTLWTRCDSVAMLLGTRGGDQQPQYLLQMAALILAAGLSPPEAQRSWRWHAEGRNRYRSVLSCELGVPEEVVAGLRARGHAVESGPGLRPGWGPVSVVAVAPDGTRWAAADPRVGTASAGGT is encoded by the coding sequence GTGTCGCCGCTTCCCGTCTCCGAGTACCGGGGTAGCGGCGCCGTTGCGGTCACCCCCCACCATCTGGCCACGGAGGCCGCTCTCTCGGTGATGAGGGAAGGCGGCAACGCCGCCGACGCCGTGATCGCCGCCAACGCCGTGCTGGGCACCGTGCTGCCCACGACCTGCGGGGTGGGCGGCGACCTGTTCGCCATCGTCCACCGCCCGGGAATGGAAGCCCCGGAAGTGCTCAACGCCTCGGGTCGGGGGGGATCGGGGCTCGATGCCGACGCGCTGCGAGCCGGCGGGCTGAAGGCGATCCCGAGGCGCTCGCCGGAGTCGATCACGGTGCCCGGATGCGTCGACGGATGGGAGGCCCTTGCCGGCCGCCACGGATCGCGCAACCTGGCCCGACTCCTGGCACCGGCGATCTCCCTCGCCGAGGACGGCTTCGAGGTGTCGAAGGAGCTGGCGGACGACCTGGTGCGGATCGAGGGCGTCGTCGCCGGCCAGGATCCGGCCCGTGCCCTGTACCCGGGCGGGTCGCCACCCCCGCCCGGCACCGTGCTGCGGCGCCCCGATCTGGCCGGAACGCTTGGCGCCATCGCCACCGAGGGACGCCACGCCTTCTATTCGGGGAGGGTGGCGGCCGCGATCGTGGCCGCCACCGATGGCGTTCTCGCTGCCGCCGACCTCGAAGCCAACCGGCCGGACTGGGTGCCGGCGCTCGGGGCCGATCTCTTCGGCCTCCGGGCATGGACGGTCCCGCCCAACAGCCAGGGCTACCTGACGCTGGCGGCGGCGACCCTCTTCGAGGCGCTCGACGCCGATCCGGACCCCGCCGATCCCGCCTTCCATCACGCCCTCATCGAGGCGTACCGGGCCGTGGCCTGGGAGCGCGACCTCCTGGTCTCCGATCCGTCCACCGCCCCCATGGACCCGAGCGAACTGCTCGACCGCGCCCGGCTGCTCCCCCGGATCCGGCGAATCTCCGACCACGGGGTGTCCCGATGGGCTGCCCCCCGTCGCCTACCCGGAGGAACCGCCTACTTCTGCGCCGTTGACCCTTCGGGGATGGCGGTGTCGTGCATCCAGAGCAACTTCACCGGAATCGGAAGCGGGATCGGAGCCACCGGCACCGGGGTGTTCCTCCACAATCGTGGCGCCGGGTTCACGCTCGAGCAGGGACACCCCAACGAGGCGACACCGGGAAAGCGGCCGATGCACACGCTCTCGCCGACCCTGTGGACCCGCTGCGATTCGGTGGCCATGCTGCTCGGCACCAGGGGTGGCGACCAGCAACCTCAGTACCTCCTGCAGATGGCGGCCCTCATCCTGGCCGCCGGGTTGTCGCCACCCGAGGCGCAGCGCTCCTGGCGCTGGCATGCCGAAGGCCGCAACCGATATCGCTCAGTCCTCTCCTGTGAACTCGGGGTGCCTGAAGAGGTCGTCGCCGGCCTGCGCGCCCGAGGGCACGCCGTCGAGTCCGGCCCCGGACTGCGACCGGGCTGGGGGCCGGTCTCGGTCGTCGCCGTGGCGCCCGACGGCACCAGGTGGGCCGCTGCCGACCCCCGCGTCGGGACGGCCAGCGCCGGGGGAACCTGA